Within Primulina tabacum isolate GXHZ01 chromosome 5, ASM2559414v2, whole genome shotgun sequence, the genomic segment CATCTGTGCTTGCCAACATGCATCGTAGCTTAAAATTTATTCGATTTTCCACCATGATCTTATGCCTTGGGATTATTCGTTCTTCAAGTGAATAGCTGAAAAACCTGCAAAAATTCAGTATACAAGAAAATGTCAagtcaaaaatataattttttcgtATTATGGTTACCGGGGGTTTGATTTTTAATTCGTTCTCTCTATCGCTTTTTATATTAGTTGTATTTTCCGGCCAACACGGTTCATCCTTTTCGATGAAAAAATATGGCCATTACTTTCTCATTTACAATCTGCTTCTCCTCTTTTCACTAATACAATTTTACAAAATATAGGTCGATATTTGAGACTTCCCATTCGAATTTCCACAGAAGGGTTGAGAGTAAATATTGGCTCAATTTGGATTTATTCGAATATTAATCTCTACATATGTTAATTTGACTAGATTCCATCTAAACTGGGGTTGTATATGCAAACACTTGAAAAAAATGATTATGGTGTGATACATGTGCAACTTTATAAAAGAAAAGTCCATAATCACTTTTTTAAACATTTGCAAACACTACCTTATCCTATTGGCTGACTAAATTATCATATTTCAGCCAAAAAGATCAAATCTTGTTGGGAAAGTAACACTTTCAAGATCAAATGAAAGTAGTTGCATTATTGGTGTGATACCTGGGAAATTCGATGAGATCTTGCAAAGGCTGTACCATCGTTCTCCGAAGGTAACGATATTTGGGTCGAAGGATGTCTATGTTGTATCGCAGCAGCATTGGAAAATCCGCAATCATCTCACCCAACACTGGTAACTTGATTCCCAGTGACAGAAAATACTTCACATTGTTATCAAGTTTATTGGCTATGCTGCATCCTAAAAGTTCCGGTGCCAATGCAATCACCTTCCCAATGTCCCGTTGGGAAACCCCGGCGTCCGTCAACAAGAAAATCACCTGCAgattaatatcatattttaggTATGAAGATCATTAGAATTTCTgaataaaaacattaaaattcAGAAGAGACACCACACCAACAAAGAAAGGAAAAAGAATTACAAGATGAGATGTACCACGGGTCTAATCTTCTTGTATAGACTGTATGTCACCAAGGAGGGAAACCTAACGAGCATGCTGCCGATGACATCATGTTGAACTCCAATATCTCGTAAAAATTGAACCTGCAAAAACCATTTTGAAGTAAATGTTATCATACAGTACCTGAGCGGCACTAAATGCCACAAGACACAAATTACGTTGGATAGTTATTCTCTTATGGTGTTCATGACTTTGGTCAATCCCAATTAGTTTTGAGAAAGGGTCGATATTGATGGGAATTCGGTAGGTTCGGTTATCGACTAGGCTGAGTTGTTTCAAAAGCAGAAATAATTGAGCTGGACTATCATAAAAAGACAAACTAGGTATTTACACAAAAATCAAACTAGTTAAATTGAAGTAGtcaaaatattcaagataaCTGAAATTTGAAAGATAAGAAATTTCTTCTGAGTTAGGTTCATGAGATTTGCTCATCATTCAGATCAGCCTAGGAAAAAGTAAATGAAAGCAAACTAAAGTAACCGACCTTCAATGTGTTGGTTCTCTTCACCCAAAACTTTTCTTACCCCTATGTTCGATCAATGACGCGATGAGTGAGGTAGGAGGTATTCTGATTTTGGATTCTGACCTATCGGTCGTTTTAGGAGGGAAATTGAGAGTAgttaaatatattaaactttCCTCAATCTATTGAAGTACCATCTCTTTCCCAAATTAAATTACACATAATGCTACACATCAGCAAGCAAGGCATACCTTCGGGACAATGGTGCTTTCAAGATCAATGCAGAAAATAATTGGTTTTCCAGTTAGGATTCTTCTCATGCCATCTTTAGAAATTCCAAGGTAATAAAAGTACTTAACGAGAGGAATCCACTGTTCGTTGATGCTACATGCCATCAACTGTGGTTTAAATGCTAATAATCTCCCCACATCTTCATTATCAAGGCCAAACTCCTTCAAATAAGCTACCTAGATAAACAAGAAAGCATCGTAAGATGTGATTAAATATTGGGAGTTTTCTGTGCAtgaataataaataaactaaGCATTTGCAGAATATTTGGGATCAAGATGTTGGCTTCGAGTACAAAATAAGCACATATTTATAAAGTTACGGCTTGTGAAACTTCACAAATTCATAGAAAAATCCACACAATGATGAGCAAATAACCATTATAATGTACTGGCTCTTTGTAAAGCATAGAACTTTAGGTACCTTTTTGTTCATCTCTTCCATAGAAAGGGAACCAAGAACCTTGGGACAGTCAAAAAGCATCGTTCCAAAGTCATTTTTATCCATACCCATATTCATGTAAAACTCGACAAGAGACCTCAGTTCTTCCATGCTAAAACACAGTACCTCCGGACATCTGCTCACCAAGTAACCCATCCAATCCTGCCTCACACCATTGCTCTCCAGATACATAACAATTTCATCTAATTCTTCCAAGTCCCGTTCCAGTACAGTTTCTCCAGCTCGGGTCATAGCAACTCCGATAAATCTCCCTTTAACATGAATTGACTTCAGCCATTCAGCTAACTTTCTGATGGAATCGACATTTCCTCTTGAAGCACATATCAACTTCCCAATTTGGGGATatgataatgaattatattTCAACCACCtacataaaattcataatcaaAATTCATAGAGTAGGAATTTCCGTTTCTGTATCAGACAAACTAAACTCATTCAAGATTCAAAGTTAGATGACCAAAGGTGATATTCATATAGTAGGCATTTCTGTTTCTGTATCATCCAAACTCATTCAAGATTCAGACCTAGATGATCAAAGGTGAAAGCTATAATTCACAGTAATGTAACAACTTCTTGTACTTGGTATTAG encodes:
- the LOC142547062 gene encoding transcription termination factor MTERF2, chloroplastic-like; its protein translation is MQAFQPQNHHIATVIRHQHCRLSRGATNLYISHVASKPLHFRPTCSSFHHRHHTPPDQGNTPIPAGASLSTENDSLRTHNAKSTALLLHHLSPQDQQNPHPPPSQRQEHHLPFSKEDKEKLLELSLLNRRPPQFPGSIFLSNSSQLVKNVFEAENTRLADDVDDEMLMKALEIRRKVTLEVFKEAMKKGKFGITYCENLISKLADFLDCVMIKAASMKQLPEFSGCSYNNRAKAFINESGVVPLIRWLKYNSLSYPQIGKLICASRGNVDSIRKLAEWLKSIHVKGRFIGVAMTRAGETVLERDLEELDEIVMYLESNGVRQDWMGYLVSRCPEVLCFSMEELRSLVEFYMNMGMDKNDFGTMLFDCPKVLGSLSMEEMNKKVAYLKEFGLDNEDVGRLLAFKPQLMACSINEQWIPLVKYFYYLGISKDGMRRILTGKPIIFCIDLESTIVPKVQFLRDIGVQHDVIGSMLVRFPSLVTYSLYKKIRPVVIFLLTDAGVSQRDIGKVIALAPELLGCSIANKLDNNVKYFLSLGIKLPVLGEMIADFPMLLRYNIDILRPKYRYLRRTMVQPLQDLIEFPRFFSYSLEERIIPRHKIMVENRINFKLRCMLASTDDEFHSRVADAVERRRRFESGIRDAQPTD